A genomic window from Melanotaenia boesemani isolate fMelBoe1 chromosome 15, fMelBoe1.pri, whole genome shotgun sequence includes:
- the lim2.1 gene encoding lens intrinsic membrane protein 2.1, translated as MYSFMGGGLFCAGVGNILLIVSTATDYWMQYRQSSNYMHQGLWRHCTPGKCFPHSDGIAHLDATRAFMILSLLACFIGIIIGIMAFIHYSSFDRFDKTFAAGILFFISCFLVFLAMAVYTGVTLNYYGKRYGNWRFSWSYIIGWVSVVLTFFSGIFYMCAYRMHECPRSGSSH; from the exons ATGTACAGCTTTATGGGTGGAGGGTTGTTCTGTGCAGGTGTAGGGAACATCCTGTTGAttgtttccacagcaaccgATTATTGGATGCAGTATCGGCAGTCCAGCAACTACATGCACCAGGGCCTGTGGCGCCACTGTACGCCGGGGAAATGCTTCCCACACAGCGACGGCATCG CCCACTTAGATGCCACCCGTGCCTTCATGATCCTCTCTCTGCTGGCCTGTTTCATTGGAATCATTATTGGCATCATGGCCTTCATCCATTACTCCTCCTTCGACAGGTTTGACAAAACCTTTGCTGCaggcattttgtttttcatctcat GCTTTTTAGTGTTTCTTGCTATGGCTGTGTACACTGGTGTGACTCTAAACTACTATGGGAAACGCTATGGAAACTGGAGGTTCTCCTGGTCATATATCATTGGCTGGGTGTCGGTGGTTCTTACCTTCTTTTCAG GTATTTTCTACATGTGCGCCTATCGGATGCATGAGTGCCCCAGAAGCGGCAGCTCGCATTAG